Proteins encoded in a region of the Salipiger sp. CCB-MM3 genome:
- a CDS encoding dihydroxy-acid dehydratase: protein MLILAAGLLAACEGQLGTPPTPLRQAQFEGGAIVVAGPEGYCIDPVTLERRAGQGFALLASCQILSGGEGAVVEPMMLTVTIGPAGAGRRLPSPEVMAAEAGQSEISGGGVRDGLSLVHLAAGGNRMLDAGDPRYWRGAFHQNGRLVILALYAPKGSALAGSDGAGMLRAVRARIAALSPEATAQR, encoded by the coding sequence GTGCTGATATTGGCGGCGGGTCTTCTGGCTGCCTGCGAAGGGCAGCTCGGCACCCCGCCGACGCCGCTCCGGCAGGCGCAGTTCGAGGGCGGCGCCATCGTTGTTGCGGGGCCCGAAGGCTATTGCATCGACCCGGTCACGCTCGAGCGGCGGGCAGGGCAGGGCTTTGCGCTGCTTGCCTCGTGCCAGATCCTGAGCGGCGGCGAAGGCGCGGTGGTCGAGCCGATGATGCTGACGGTGACCATCGGCCCGGCGGGCGCCGGGCGCCGCCTGCCATCGCCCGAGGTCATGGCCGCCGAGGCGGGCCAGTCAGAGATTTCTGGTGGCGGCGTGCGGGACGGTCTGTCGCTGGTGCATCTTGCGGCAGGCGGCAACCGGATGCTCGACGCGGGTGATCCGCGTTACTGGCGCGGGGCTTTCCATCAGAACGGTCGCCTGGTGATCCTCGCGCTTTATGCGCCGAAGGGCAGCGCCTTGGCTGGTTCGGACGGCGCGGGGATGTTGCGGGCCGTGCGCGCCCGGATCGCCGCGCTCAGCCCCGAGGCGACCGCGCAACGCTGA
- the fghA gene encoding S-formylglutathione hydrolase, with the protein METKSENRCFGGTQGVYTHASEACGCDMTFGLFLPELAKDMEVPVLWYLSGLTCTHENAMTKAGAQAWAAEAGIALVFPDTSPRGEGVANDEAYDLGQGAGFYVNATQDPWAPHFRMWDYVAEELPALIGSEFALDMERQGITGHSMGGHGALTLAMNLPGRFRSVSAFAPIANPTQSDWGRKQLGAYLGEDESAWAKHDSTLLMRGTGFDGPVLIDQGGDDQFLHLLKPEALAEAMALRRQEGSFRIQKGYDHSYFFVSSFMEEHVAFHAEALLG; encoded by the coding sequence ATGGAAACCAAATCTGAAAACCGCTGCTTCGGCGGCACGCAGGGCGTCTATACCCATGCGTCCGAGGCTTGCGGCTGCGACATGACCTTCGGGCTGTTCCTGCCCGAACTGGCCAAGGACATGGAGGTGCCGGTGCTGTGGTACCTTTCGGGCCTTACCTGCACCCATGAGAACGCCATGACCAAGGCCGGGGCGCAGGCCTGGGCCGCCGAGGCGGGCATCGCGCTCGTCTTCCCCGACACCTCGCCGCGCGGCGAGGGCGTGGCCAATGACGAGGCCTATGATCTGGGGCAGGGCGCGGGCTTTTACGTCAACGCCACCCAAGACCCCTGGGCGCCGCATTTCCGCATGTGGGACTACGTGGCCGAGGAACTGCCCGCGCTGATCGGCTCCGAGTTCGCGCTGGATATGGAGCGGCAGGGCATCACCGGGCACTCGATGGGCGGCCATGGCGCACTGACGCTGGCGATGAACCTGCCTGGGCGCTTCCGCTCGGTGTCCGCCTTCGCGCCGATCGCCAACCCGACGCAGAGCGACTGGGGCCGCAAGCAGCTGGGCGCCTATCTCGGCGAGGACGAGAGTGCATGGGCCAAGCATGATTCGACCCTGTTGATGCGCGGGACCGGCTTTGACGGGCCGGTGCTGATCGATCAGGGCGGCGATGACCAGTTCCTGCATCTGCTGAAGCCCGAGGCGCTGGCCGAGGCGATGGCTCTGAGGCGGCAGGAGGGCAGCTTCCGCATTCAGAAGGGCTATGACCACAGCTACTTCTTCGTCTCGTCCTTCATGGAAGAGCATGTCGCCTTCCATGCCGAGGCGCTGCTGGGGTGA
- a CDS encoding MFS transporter: MTRTPLFTPVLVVGCLIILISFAIRASFGVFQIPIAEEFHWPRAEFSLAIAIQNLAWGIGQPIFGALAEKIGDRKAIVMGAVIYAAGLVLSSFAVSPLQHQMYEVLVGFGVAGTGFGVILAVVGRASSDDNRSMSLAIATAAGSAGQIFGAPVAEWMLSMMSWQEVFLVFTAAILAVLLFLPLMRAPAASKAEIEESMGTILNRAFRDPSFSLIFLGFFSCGYQLAFVTAHFPAFVTELCSPIAAGSVLHNIGVTTTSALGAVSIAVIGVANVGGTLLAGWAGKRWPRKYLLAMIYTGRTIVAALFIMLPITPVSVLVFSVVMGALWLATVPLTSGLVAHLYGLRYMGTLYGIVFFSHQLGGFLGVWLGGRMYDIYGDYTLVWWIGVGVGALSAVLHLPVRESPRLAATQPA; encoded by the coding sequence ATGACCCGCACCCCTCTTTTCACGCCCGTCCTCGTGGTGGGCTGCCTGATCATTCTGATCTCTTTCGCGATCCGCGCCAGCTTTGGCGTGTTCCAGATCCCGATCGCCGAAGAGTTCCACTGGCCGCGCGCCGAGTTCTCGCTGGCCATCGCCATCCAGAACCTTGCATGGGGCATCGGCCAGCCGATCTTTGGCGCGCTGGCCGAGAAGATCGGCGACCGTAAGGCCATCGTCATGGGCGCGGTGATCTATGCCGCGGGCCTCGTGCTGTCGAGCTTTGCGGTCAGCCCGCTGCAGCATCAGATGTACGAAGTGCTGGTGGGCTTTGGCGTCGCGGGCACCGGCTTTGGCGTGATCCTCGCCGTTGTGGGTCGCGCCTCCTCGGATGACAACCGCTCGATGAGCCTTGCCATCGCCACCGCGGCAGGCAGCGCCGGGCAGATCTTTGGCGCGCCGGTTGCGGAATGGATGCTCAGCATGATGAGCTGGCAGGAAGTGTTCCTCGTGTTCACCGCCGCGATCCTTGCGGTGCTGCTGTTCCTGCCGCTGATGCGCGCGCCCGCGGCAAGCAAGGCCGAGATCGAAGAGAGCATGGGCACCATCCTGAACCGTGCGTTCCGCGACCCCTCGTTCTCGCTGATCTTCCTCGGCTTCTTCTCCTGCGGCTATCAGCTGGCCTTCGTCACCGCGCATTTCCCGGCCTTCGTCACCGAGCTCTGCAGCCCGATCGCCGCCGGAAGCGTGCTGCACAACATCGGGGTGACCACCACCTCGGCGCTCGGCGCGGTGTCGATCGCGGTGATCGGCGTGGCCAATGTGGGCGGCACGCTGCTGGCCGGTTGGGCGGGCAAGCGCTGGCCGCGCAAGTATCTGCTGGCGATGATCTACACCGGGCGGACCATCGTCGCGGCGCTGTTCATCATGCTGCCCATCACCCCGGTCAGCGTTCTGGTCTTCTCGGTCGTCATGGGCGCGCTGTGGCTGGCCACCGTGCCGCTGACCTCGGGCCTCGTCGCGCATCTCTACGGGCTGCGCTACATGGGCACGCTCTACGGCATCGTCTTCTTCAGCCACCAGCTTGGCGGCTTCCTCGGCGTCTGGCTGGGCGGGCGGATGTACGACATCTACGGCGACTACACGCTGGTGTGGTGGATCGGCGTCGGTGTCGGCGCGCTGAGCGCGGTGCTGCATCTGCCGGTGCGCGAGAGCCCGCGTCTTGCGGCGACGCAGCCGGCCTAA
- a CDS encoding bifunctional folylpolyglutamate synthase/dihydrofolate synthase produces MMSLHPKIIDLTLDRVWRLLEALDHPERALPPVIHLAGTNGKGSTQAMIRAGLEAQGKRVHAYVSPHLVRFHERIRLAGELISEDALSAVLDECWEKNQRAQITYFEITTCAALLAFARTPADYTLLETGLGGRLDATNVVEKPALTILTPISLDHQQYLGETLAEIAGEKAGILKRGVPCVVGPQPEEAMEVIEARAAKLGVPLLAHGQHWHVTEERGRLVYQDETGLLDLPLPNLPGRHQLANAGAALAALRHLGFGEEACEAAVTSADWPARMQRLTHGPLLKAAPLAELWLDGGHNPAAGEALAEHLTRMPRRPTHLICGMLNTKDVGGYLRPLARVADSLTAVSIPDAPATLEAEETARAARASGLRAHAAADVPAALAAITAEEPRARILICGSLYLAGTVLRENG; encoded by the coding sequence ATGATGTCGCTGCATCCCAAGATCATCGACCTCACGCTCGACCGCGTCTGGCGGCTGCTCGAGGCGCTGGACCATCCCGAGCGCGCCCTGCCTCCGGTGATCCACCTTGCCGGAACCAACGGCAAGGGCTCCACGCAGGCGATGATCCGCGCCGGGCTGGAGGCGCAGGGCAAGCGCGTGCACGCCTATGTCTCGCCGCATCTCGTGCGGTTCCACGAGCGTATCCGGCTGGCGGGTGAGTTGATCTCCGAAGACGCGCTGAGCGCCGTGCTCGACGAATGCTGGGAGAAGAACCAGCGCGCGCAGATCACCTATTTCGAGATCACCACTTGCGCCGCGCTGCTGGCATTCGCCCGCACGCCCGCGGATTACACGCTGCTGGAGACCGGCCTTGGCGGGCGGCTCGACGCCACCAATGTGGTGGAAAAGCCCGCGCTGACGATCCTCACGCCGATCTCGCTCGACCACCAGCAGTACCTCGGCGAGACCCTTGCCGAGATCGCCGGTGAGAAAGCCGGTATCCTCAAGCGCGGCGTGCCCTGCGTCGTCGGCCCGCAGCCCGAGGAAGCGATGGAGGTGATCGAGGCCCGCGCCGCAAAGCTCGGCGTGCCGCTGCTGGCGCACGGCCAGCACTGGCATGTGACCGAGGAACGCGGGCGGCTGGTCTATCAGGACGAGACCGGTCTTCTGGACCTGCCGCTGCCGAACCTGCCCGGACGCCATCAGCTGGCCAACGCCGGCGCGGCGCTGGCGGCACTGCGCCACCTCGGGTTCGGCGAAGAGGCCTGCGAGGCCGCCGTCACCTCGGCGGATTGGCCCGCGCGAATGCAGCGCCTCACCCATGGCCCGCTGCTGAAAGCGGCACCACTGGCCGAGCTCTGGCTCGACGGCGGGCACAACCCGGCGGCTGGCGAGGCTCTGGCCGAGCACCTGACGCGGATGCCGCGGCGGCCCACGCATCTGATCTGCGGCATGCTGAACACCAAGGATGTGGGCGGTTACCTGCGTCCGCTGGCGCGCGTTGCCGACAGTCTCACCGCCGTGTCGATCCCCGACGCCCCGGCGACGCTGGAGGCCGAAGAGACCGCACGCGCCGCACGCGCCTCCGGGCTGCGCGCCCATGCCGCTGCGGATGTGCCCGCTGCCCTTGCTGCGATCACCGCCGAAGAGCCCCGCGCGCGCATCCTGATCTGCGGATCTCTCTACCTCGCGGGCACGGTTCTGCGCGAAAACGGCTGA
- a CDS encoding DMT family transporter: MSPLRGIALKLTSVVLFVIMSALIKAASEQVPTGEAVFFRSFFAIPVILGWLMWRGDLGSGLRVASPMAHFLRGIVGVGAMGCTFAALGLLPLPEVTALGYAASPLTVLFAALLLGEKIRLFRTSAVLIGLLGVTIVMAPLLTVSEVSPAVLWGIGFVMTAAVLRALVQIHIRRMVQSEQTSAIVFYFSLTATGLSLLTLPFGWVMPSPTEAAMLIGAGLLGGVAQICLTSAYKGAEAALLAPFDYASILFAILIGYVVFGEMPTPLMLLGSAVVIASGIAIILRERALGLKRFKARPGMTPQG; this comes from the coding sequence ATGTCCCCCTTGCGCGGCATTGCGCTGAAACTCACCTCCGTGGTGCTCTTTGTCATCATGTCCGCACTTATCAAGGCCGCCTCGGAGCAGGTGCCCACGGGCGAAGCGGTGTTCTTCCGCTCGTTCTTCGCCATTCCGGTGATCCTCGGCTGGCTGATGTGGCGCGGAGATCTTGGCTCGGGGCTGCGGGTCGCGAGCCCAATGGCGCATTTCCTGCGCGGCATTGTCGGCGTCGGCGCCATGGGCTGTACCTTCGCCGCGCTGGGGCTGTTGCCGCTGCCCGAAGTGACTGCGCTCGGCTATGCCGCATCGCCGCTCACCGTGCTTTTCGCGGCGCTGCTTCTGGGCGAGAAGATCCGGCTTTTCCGCACCTCGGCGGTTCTTATCGGCTTGCTGGGCGTGACCATCGTCATGGCGCCGCTGCTGACCGTCTCTGAGGTGAGCCCGGCGGTGCTTTGGGGGATCGGCTTTGTGATGACCGCGGCGGTGCTGCGGGCGCTGGTGCAGATCCACATCCGCCGCATGGTGCAGAGCGAACAGACCTCGGCCATCGTGTTCTATTTCTCGCTGACCGCGACGGGGCTGTCGCTGCTGACCCTGCCGTTTGGCTGGGTGATGCCAAGCCCGACCGAGGCGGCCATGCTGATCGGCGCGGGGCTGTTGGGCGGGGTGGCGCAGATCTGCCTGACCTCGGCCTATAAGGGCGCCGAGGCGGCGCTTCTGGCGCCGTTCGACTATGCGTCGATCCTCTTTGCCATTCTCATCGGGTACGTGGTCTTTGGCGAGATGCCGACGCCGCTGATGCTGCTTGGCTCGGCGGTGGTGATCGCCTCGGGCATCGCCATCATCCTGCGCGAGCGCGCGCTTGGGCTGAAGCGTTTCAAGGCGCGCCCGGGGATGACGCCACAGGGCTAG
- a CDS encoding YaiI/YqxD family protein, whose amino-acid sequence MTLYIDADACPVKEEAERVATRHRLPMVLVANGGLRPSRNPLVQVVTVSAGPDEADKWIAERAGKGDVVVTNDIPLAARCIEGGARVLRPDGEIFTSGNIGAQLAMRDLMQDIRASDPFYSGGKVKSFTKNDRSRFLNSLEREVRAAGD is encoded by the coding sequence GTGACGCTCTATATCGACGCCGATGCCTGTCCTGTGAAGGAAGAGGCCGAGCGCGTGGCGACCCGCCATCGCCTGCCGATGGTGCTCGTGGCCAATGGCGGGTTGCGTCCATCGCGCAACCCGCTGGTGCAGGTGGTCACCGTCTCTGCCGGACCGGATGAGGCCGACAAATGGATCGCCGAGCGTGCAGGCAAGGGCGATGTCGTTGTCACCAATGACATTCCTCTGGCGGCGCGCTGCATCGAGGGCGGCGCGCGGGTGCTACGCCCGGATGGCGAGATTTTCACCTCCGGCAACATCGGTGCGCAGTTGGCGATGCGTGACCTGATGCAAGATATCCGCGCTTCGGATCCATTCTACTCAGGCGGGAAAGTCAAAAGCTTTACAAAGAACGACCGAAGCCGTTTCCTAAATTCGCTAGAGCGCGAGGTACGCGCTGCAGGGGACTAG
- a CDS encoding HAD family hydrolase gives MTIQAVVFDIGNVLIEWQPERYFDRLMGEDRRRAMFSEVDLHEMNERVDAGHDFHDEVYALAERHPRWRDEIRHWHDNWIELASPAIPRSVEILRTLRARGVTVFALSNFGIGTFEVAQKVYPFLSEFDQRFISGYMGVTKPDAEIYARLEAETGVAPEQLLFTDDRDDNIAAAAARGWQVHPFRGPEGFAACLVGHGLLPERDAA, from the coding sequence ATGACTATCCAAGCCGTCGTCTTCGACATCGGCAATGTGCTGATCGAATGGCAGCCAGAACGATATTTTGATCGCCTCATGGGAGAGGACAGGCGCCGCGCCATGTTCTCTGAGGTGGATCTGCACGAGATGAACGAGCGCGTCGACGCAGGGCATGACTTTCACGACGAAGTCTATGCCCTCGCCGAGCGCCACCCCCGGTGGCGGGACGAGATCCGCCATTGGCACGACAATTGGATCGAGCTTGCGAGCCCGGCGATTCCGCGCTCTGTCGAGATCCTGCGGACGCTGCGCGCCCGTGGCGTCACGGTCTTTGCCTTGAGCAATTTCGGCATCGGCACCTTCGAGGTGGCGCAGAAGGTCTATCCCTTCCTGTCGGAGTTCGATCAGCGGTTCATCTCGGGCTACATGGGCGTGACCAAGCCCGATGCCGAGATCTACGCAAGGCTCGAGGCTGAGACCGGCGTTGCACCCGAGCAGCTGCTGTTCACCGATGATCGCGACGACAATATCGCCGCCGCCGCCGCGCGCGGCTGGCAGGTGCATCCGTTCCGTGGACCCGAAGGCTTTGCGGCCTGTCTGGTCGGCCACGGGCTCTTGCCGGAGCGCGATGCCGCATGA
- a CDS encoding alpha/beta fold hydrolase: MSYTLGVIAAAIPVIAALPVVAELRRRPLTDLRRSQAPGKCVRLSHGRTHYQLQGPEDGPLVVCIHGLTAPSAVFHALTRHLVAQGKRVLIYDLYGRGFSDRPRGAQTPAFLMQQLEELLAVLDLKGPMTMLGYSLGAVVASAFTAENPKRVSRLVLVAPAGIESDLSSMVDWTLQHPICGSWLFHMVFPKAHRQNVIEGSDNRSEVPEIDQLHLDELKRRGFIRSVLSSLRGCLQEPQEAVHQRIAKLSVPVMAIWGAQDRMVRAGAVEQLDAWNPRVEQDIIPDAWHGLPHTHARELAALMADHDAAMKRA, translated from the coding sequence ATGAGCTACACCCTTGGCGTTATCGCCGCGGCGATTCCCGTCATCGCCGCTTTGCCGGTCGTCGCCGAGCTTCGCCGCCGACCGCTCACTGATCTGCGCCGCTCGCAGGCGCCGGGCAAATGCGTCCGTCTCAGCCATGGCCGGACGCATTATCAGTTGCAGGGGCCCGAGGATGGGCCGCTGGTTGTGTGCATTCACGGGCTGACCGCGCCATCGGCGGTGTTCCACGCGCTGACCCGGCATCTGGTGGCGCAGGGCAAGCGCGTGCTGATCTACGATCTTTACGGACGCGGCTTTTCCGACCGTCCGCGCGGAGCGCAGACCCCGGCCTTCCTGATGCAGCAGCTCGAAGAGCTTCTGGCCGTGCTCGACCTCAAGGGGCCGATGACCATGCTGGGCTATTCGCTTGGCGCGGTGGTGGCGTCGGCCTTCACCGCCGAGAACCCCAAGCGCGTGTCGCGTCTGGTGCTGGTCGCGCCTGCGGGCATCGAATCGGATCTCTCCTCGATGGTCGACTGGACGCTGCAGCACCCGATCTGCGGCAGCTGGCTGTTCCACATGGTGTTTCCCAAGGCGCACCGGCAGAACGTGATCGAGGGCTCTGACAATCGCAGCGAAGTGCCCGAGATCGACCAGTTGCACCTTGATGAGCTCAAGCGGCGCGGCTTCATACGCTCGGTCCTGTCGAGCCTGCGCGGCTGTCTGCAGGAGCCGCAGGAAGCGGTGCACCAGCGTATCGCGAAGCTGAGCGTGCCGGTGATGGCGATCTGGGGGGCGCAGGACCGGATGGTGCGTGCGGGGGCGGTTGAACAGCTCGACGCGTGGAACCCGCGGGTCGAGCAGGACATTATTCCCGACGCATGGCATGGCTTGCCGCACACGCATGCGCGTGAACTGGCGGCACTTATGGCCGATCATGATGCGGCGATGAAGCGGGCCTGA
- the accD gene encoding acetyl-CoA carboxylase, carboxyltransferase subunit beta, whose protein sequence is MNWITNYVRPRINSIFSRREVPDNLWTKCDSCGTMLFHREVTDNLGVCTNCSHHMNITPRARFDALFDGGVFNEVAVPEPIADPLQFRDQKKYPDRMKAAQRSTGEKDAMLVASGEINRTPVVACAQDFTFMGGSMGMYVGNAIVAAAEEAVKLKRPLILFSAAGGARMQEGILSLMQMPRSTVAIQMLREAGLPYIVVLTHPTTGGVTASYAMLGDVQISEPGALICFAGPRVIEQTIREKLPEGFQRAEYLLEHGMLDRVTDRRELRGELTTILRMLMGMPPAVAGDLPSPAADAPAEAAPKAEAKADKKKKSAK, encoded by the coding sequence ATGAACTGGATCACCAACTACGTCCGTCCCCGGATCAACTCGATCTTCTCGCGCCGCGAGGTCCCCGACAATCTGTGGACCAAATGCGATTCCTGCGGGACGATGCTGTTTCACCGCGAGGTGACGGACAATCTCGGCGTCTGCACCAACTGCAGCCACCACATGAACATCACCCCGCGCGCGCGCTTCGACGCGCTGTTCGATGGCGGTGTGTTCAACGAGGTCGCCGTGCCCGAGCCGATCGCCGATCCGCTGCAGTTCCGTGATCAGAAGAAATACCCCGACCGGATGAAGGCCGCACAGCGCTCGACCGGCGAGAAGGACGCGATGCTTGTCGCCTCCGGCGAGATCAACCGTACCCCGGTGGTGGCCTGCGCGCAGGACTTCACTTTCATGGGCGGCTCCATGGGCATGTATGTCGGCAACGCCATCGTCGCCGCAGCCGAGGAAGCGGTGAAGCTCAAGCGCCCGCTGATCCTGTTCTCTGCCGCCGGTGGCGCGCGGATGCAGGAAGGCATCCTGTCGCTGATGCAGATGCCGCGCTCGACCGTGGCGATCCAGATGCTGCGCGAGGCGGGCCTGCCTTATATCGTCGTGCTGACCCATCCGACCACAGGCGGCGTCACCGCCTCTTACGCGATGCTGGGCGACGTGCAGATCTCCGAGCCGGGCGCATTGATCTGCTTCGCCGGTCCGCGGGTGATCGAGCAGACCATCCGTGAAAAGCTGCCCGAGGGCTTCCAGCGCGCCGAGTACCTGCTCGAGCACGGCATGCTCGACCGGGTGACCGACCGCCGCGAACTGCGCGGCGAGCTGACCACCATCCTGCGCATGCTGATGGGCATGCCGCCCGCCGTCGCGGGTGATCTGCCCTCGCCCGCTGCCGACGCGCCTGCCGAAGCCGCGCCCAAGGCAGAGGCCAAAGCTGACAAGAAGAAGAAATCCGCCAAGTGA
- a CDS encoding CPBP family intramembrane glutamic endopeptidase, translating to MSYRPFVMLTATARRPELWRLALGICVAIAVSFVLGQMLFAIVTLFLPPGSDSALADAIRRADAPAGMLLLLASMVTMGVGAIAAARALHGRSAITLIGPPPVALHQFIRVGLAAGAAALVAAAVTIWAQSTPLNPGLAPLRWLALLPLTLPAILLQTASEELFFRGYLQTQLAARLPQPWVWLCLPSALFALGHYAPGTYGSAAIYVALWAFLFGLAAADLTARSGTLGPAMALHFANNLVALALVAPEGQMSGLALMRWPFALDDTAMLMRMLPLDLITLLITWLAARLALRR from the coding sequence ATGAGCTATCGCCCCTTCGTCATGCTGACCGCTACCGCCCGCCGCCCCGAGCTTTGGCGTCTTGCCCTTGGGATTTGCGTCGCGATCGCGGTGAGCTTTGTGCTGGGCCAGATGCTCTTTGCCATCGTCACGCTTTTCCTGCCGCCGGGCAGCGACAGCGCGCTGGCCGATGCGATCCGCCGCGCCGATGCGCCAGCGGGAATGCTTTTGCTGCTGGCCTCGATGGTCACCATGGGCGTCGGGGCAATCGCCGCGGCGCGGGCGCTGCACGGGCGCAGCGCGATCACTCTTATCGGCCCGCCGCCCGTGGCGCTTCATCAGTTCATCCGTGTCGGGCTGGCGGCGGGCGCGGCGGCGCTGGTCGCGGCGGCGGTCACCATCTGGGCACAGAGCACGCCATTGAACCCGGGGCTCGCGCCGCTGCGCTGGCTGGCGCTGCTGCCGCTGACGCTTCCGGCGATCCTGTTGCAGACCGCCAGCGAGGAATTGTTCTTTCGCGGCTACCTGCAAACCCAGCTTGCCGCGCGGCTGCCGCAGCCTTGGGTCTGGCTCTGCCTACCTTCGGCGCTTTTCGCGCTGGGGCACTACGCGCCCGGAACCTATGGCAGCGCGGCGATCTATGTGGCGCTCTGGGCCTTTCTCTTTGGCCTTGCCGCCGCCGATCTGACGGCGCGCTCGGGCACGCTGGGTCCGGCGATGGCGCTGCATTTTGCCAACAATCTTGTGGCACTGGCGCTGGTTGCGCCCGAAGGGCAGATGTCGGGCCTTGCGCTGATGCGCTGGCCGTTTGCGCTGGATGACACCGCGATGCTGATGCGGATGCTGCCGCTTGATCTGATCACCCTGCTGATCACCTGGCTTGCGGCGCGGTTGGCGCTGCGCCGCTGA
- the zapE gene encoding cell division protein ZapE, with product MTTLMDLYDERVADGHLLRDPAQEEALPHFERIRAELAKPVKKSLFRRKEPEPPKGLYLWGGVGRGKSMLMDLFVDSLHVPVRRVHFHAFMQEMQSELHRLREQGVEDPVVPMAKKVSDAVKVLAFDEMQITDIADAMLVGRLFEQLFAAGTVVVTTSNRVPDDLYKDGLNRQLFLPFIKLIKARLEVRELASEKDHRQDRLKGAQVYFCPVTPETRAEIDRVWHELTHGNEEALTLHIKTRKVELPRYWNGVARARFYDLCGQPLGPADYLALADAVRVLVIEDIPRLGRGNFNEAKRFVTLIDALYEAKVKLIVSAVDEPESLYVEGAGAFEFERTASRLREMQDADWGKPID from the coding sequence ATGACCACGCTGATGGACCTCTACGACGAGCGTGTGGCGGATGGCCACCTTCTGCGCGACCCGGCGCAGGAAGAGGCGTTGCCGCACTTCGAGCGCATCCGTGCCGAGCTTGCCAAGCCGGTGAAGAAATCGCTGTTCCGCCGCAAGGAGCCGGAGCCGCCCAAGGGGCTCTACCTTTGGGGCGGGGTCGGACGCGGCAAGTCGATGCTGATGGACCTCTTCGTCGACAGCCTGCATGTGCCGGTGCGCCGGGTGCACTTCCATGCCTTCATGCAGGAGATGCAGAGCGAGCTGCACCGCCTGCGCGAGCAGGGGGTCGAGGATCCGGTGGTGCCGATGGCCAAGAAGGTCTCGGACGCGGTGAAGGTTCTGGCCTTCGACGAGATGCAGATCACCGACATTGCCGATGCGATGCTGGTGGGTCGGCTGTTCGAGCAGCTTTTCGCGGCGGGGACGGTGGTGGTGACCACCTCGAACCGGGTGCCCGATGATCTTTACAAGGACGGGCTCAACCGGCAACTCTTCCTGCCGTTCATCAAGCTGATCAAAGCGCGGCTCGAGGTGCGCGAGCTTGCCTCCGAGAAAGACCACCGGCAGGACCGGCTGAAGGGGGCGCAGGTCTATTTCTGCCCCGTCACCCCCGAGACCCGCGCCGAGATCGACCGCGTCTGGCATGAGCTGACCCACGGCAACGAAGAGGCGCTGACGCTGCACATCAAGACCCGCAAGGTCGAACTGCCGCGCTATTGGAACGGCGTCGCACGCGCGCGCTTCTACGATCTCTGCGGCCAGCCGCTTGGCCCGGCGGATTATCTTGCGCTGGCGGATGCGGTGCGGGTGCTGGTGATCGAGGACATCCCGCGGCTCGGGCGCGGCAATTTCAATGAAGCGAAACGCTTCGTCACGCTGATCGATGCGCTCTATGAGGCCAAGGTGAAACTGATCGTCAGCGCGGTGGACGAGCCCGAGAGCCTCTATGTGGAGGGCGCGGGCGCGTTCGAGTTCGAGCGCACCGCAAGCCGCCTGCGCGAGATGCAGGATGCGGACTGGGGCAAGCCGATCGACTGA
- a CDS encoding DUF6478 family protein yields the protein MSEKTSSRLARRALQAIVLRRWTRAAAAAPDTPLSELRNLRGAARRLRQQLDRLLYVAEERLALPLIGNQSFPRPADADWAWRPELWRGPLPQPGIASVPGKAPLGEEATLFHDCPRSEITLRQIRNLRESDLAPYGLRLDVFRFRGSYLSLAVTLPQEACEGLTRRHLLRVETIAEMEKPLELFARLNIRHGPNTEQVVRELPLNAEEINVEFDLAYTRLNEKRVDAMWLDLIFEGPEMNEVILRDLTFSRRPRAEL from the coding sequence ATGAGCGAGAAGACCAGCAGCCGCTTGGCGCGCCGCGCGCTGCAGGCGATCGTTCTGCGCCGCTGGACACGGGCCGCCGCCGCCGCGCCGGACACGCCGCTTTCCGAATTGCGCAACCTGCGCGGCGCGGCCCGCCGCCTGCGCCAGCAACTCGACAGGCTGCTTTACGTGGCCGAGGAACGGCTGGCGCTGCCGCTGATCGGCAATCAGAGCTTTCCGCGCCCGGCGGATGCCGACTGGGCATGGCGGCCCGAGCTTTGGCGCGGCCCGCTGCCGCAGCCCGGCATCGCCTCGGTGCCCGGCAAGGCACCGCTTGGCGAAGAGGCGACGCTGTTTCACGATTGTCCGCGTTCAGAGATCACGCTGCGCCAGATCCGCAACCTGCGCGAATCCGATCTTGCGCCCTACGGGCTGCGGCTCGACGTGTTCCGCTTTCGTGGCTCATATCTGTCGCTGGCGGTGACCCTGCCGCAAGAGGCCTGCGAGGGGCTCACCCGGCGGCATCTGCTCCGGGTTGAGACCATCGCCGAGATGGAAAAGCCGCTGGAGCTTTTTGCACGGCTGAACATCCGTCACGGGCCGAACACCGAGCAGGTCGTGCGGGAACTGCCGCTGAACGCCGAAGAGATCAACGTCGAGTTCGACCTTGCCTATACGCGGCTGAACGAGAAGCGGGTCGATGCCATGTGGCTTGACCTGATCTTCGAAGGGCCGGAGATGAACGAGGTGATCCTGCGGGACCTCACCTTCAGCCGACGCCCGCGGGCGGAACTATGA